A window of the Plasmodium falciparum 3D7 genome assembly, chromosome: 3 genome harbors these coding sequences:
- a CDS encoding P-type ATPase, putative, whose protein sequence is MKILEWISCTIKGKHNENKIYLISNFEFNKDDHEYYIKNAENRIKEEDLNIDIIYGKKHKNEIRTAKYKLYSFLPLIVFFQFLRLGNLYFLSISMLQLIPEITDSKGMPTYLIPLVFIIVVAMIKEFFEDWQRHKSDNEENSKKTMVFVQGELKEKKWADVKDGDVVKIFSYEYFPADLIVLNCSNKKGIVNIETKNVDGESNVKQKYCLPDISKYFSDDKTAGFCRIELISERPNDNIFDYKGYMILPPLQYKNMKNGKLIHFYNTHYKMDDHKDEHDEKGTGKYINKNYKNDYNDKHISYNTNEQNNLSDMTKNDPKEYDYNPQNEINNNNNNNNCDNNNNNCNNNNRFFVDDIKKQGQNEETVDKKKSFFIINNQKKVYDTGSSNNDQITHINNDVISEKKRASRRRTLYNKLTFNKSFFNNKNENKKLNKRNSTLSSINNNNDNNNNNNNNNNNIHNREYDGEEQTLKKENFFFKEYKRDQKFVQITIDNLVLRGTSLVNTKWIYGLVINTGNRTKLMKNASTKSRQKWSRLEFVYGNHVIVLIICQVFISLIVAIAGVLWMRRKGYTLWYLNLDQTSDSLKTFFITIGSMVLLFGSFIPVDLLLIWEVVRLLQGYLINWDNDMYSEKTGRHALSKAGQLLEEMGNVTHIYSDKTGTLTQNVMQLQNIGLGNKGTYGFYDFSNIKENITKSRHWGSQDPMDPVLEEYENEENVYSNVNDDNKNDHGTNESDDNNNNNNNNDDDDHHDNNHNIHNDQNNNAQYDNYDNYYLNNHQQQNKVKNRPCIDDETNFYRNNNMNKERTRKSYTFLNPLNWSNTSINTKMKKKKSLFYNKNSLANYESLLNNTYTEDDFIRGENEFVFFNRILFVNKIYSIRHDVQDQIYFLLLVLSLCHSAMIRNVDIDEMDNNEDDNNNNEKLKIYDKETDIVYTYITQTQPQYDASSPDELALISTSLYLGCEFVNRPNLTTIEIELTSTFAQRFILGEKKFEKFLEKKEFYEKEFDTYFPDISACLGKEKKKDNNKINEMINNKGNTKDDYMNNFHMSIPIKNIFGSNKMQYKEEIKYEEKIIKKVVPILSFEILDVFAFDNVRKRMSLIVKNEKKEIFMLVKGADTSVLKLASKNQENIVDHVEHQLHAFATSGLRTLVLGYKYLTENEFSDMYRNHINARKKSETDKEEYLQEFYEEAENNLIIIGCTGIDDKLQDDVPQVIQDLRDAGMTICVLTGDKLETAINIGHSINILNKQTYNAIFTETDPTLLLEQLNIHEKNTNAANLLNVDHGTKWWNSVNWEHLNLDLRSETILNFMKSNFHGSLKKSIISSNMFNMKNNNSFPSLARQDKVFNSFLESSESFCHNNNEMDKTKGKEKVHYSQFSITITGEALDVIMKDKILKIKFYTLARSASTLIACRVTPKQKSLLVKENSAFNPRGTSLAIGDGANDVGMILMANVGVGIAGKEGLQAARSSDFTISEFKYLKKLLFVHGRESLRRNSFLVYFCIFRNVSFCLCSMILIFWTGYSAIDAWNPWTKQIINIAFTSLPVIFFVALDKQLPHNILLNNPLLYETSPSTLWPFYSNRKMEFYTNKVKGCYKSFYKFCFFPIRYIPYIQRYTEKIKSWIGKRSKPEKYRTYGTHYLFVYLLFAIWLATVETVIMLHFSTGQAYSSSLKDNHHVDIDFNTFSQILYTHHVIAVNIVVVLMTNTWFFISHVVLWIELIATFFFWFIISNTKFFLDIIGADELHGTFEKAHSSGNYYASLIISLYISILPLIILMTYQFIKKPTMEQIVLEQLKLGKFEGLRKHEIKKLAYIDNQKSSNEFTHKGFAFAVEAKEAFWGLVQKAIYKIKMPLVKDETANIKHKRKS, encoded by the coding sequence atgaaaatattagaaTGGATATCCTGTACTATCAAAGGAAAACATAAtgagaataaaatatatttaatatctaattttgaatttaataaagatgaccatgaatattatataaaaaatgctGAAAACAGGATCAAGGAGGAAGAtttaaatatagatataatatatgggAAGAAACATAAAAACGAAATAAGAACAgctaaatataaattatatagcTTTTTGCCCTtgattgttttttttcaatttttaagATTaggaaatttatattttttatcaatatCAATGTTACAATTAATACCTGAAATAACGGATTCGAAAGGAATGCCAACTTATTTAATACCCTTAGTTTTTATAATAGTAGTAGCAATGATTAAAGAATTTTTTGAAGATTGGCAAAGGCATAAATCTGATAACGAAGAAAATAGTAAGAAAACCATGGTTTTTGTACAAGgagaattaaaagaaaaaaaatgggCTGATGTTAAAGATGGTGATGTTGTAAAAATTTTctcatatgaatattttccTGCTGATTTGATCGTATTAAATTGttctaataaaaaaggaattgTAAATATTGAAACGAAAAATGTAGATGGCGAATCTAAtgttaaacaaaaatattgttTACCAGATATATCCAAATATTTTAGTGATGATAAAACTGCAGGATTCTGTAGAATAGAATTAATAAGTGAAAGACCTAAcgataatatttttgattaTAAAGGATATATGATATTACCTCCtttacaatataaaaatatgaagaatgGAAAAttgatacatttttataatactcATTATAAAATGGATGATCATAAAGATGAACACGATGAAAAAGGAAcaggaaaatatattaacaaaaattataaaaatgattataatgataaacatatttcatataatacaaatgagcAAAATAACCTTTCGGACATGACAAAGAATGATCCTAAGGAATATGACTATAATCCTCAAAATGAgatcaataataataataataataataattgtgataataataataataattgtaataataataaccgCTTTTTCGTGGATGATATTAAGAAACAGGGGCAAAATGAAGAAACagtagataaaaaaaaaagctttttcattataaataatcaaaAGAAGGTATACGACACaggtagtagtaataatgacCAAATAACACATATTAACAATGATGTTATTAGTGAGAAAAAACGAGCAAGTAGAAGAAGAACTTTATACAACAAATTAACTTTTAATAAatccttttttaataacaaaaatgagAACaagaaattaaataaaaggaaTTCGACTTTATCatcaattaataataataatgataataataataataataataataataataataacattcaTAATAGAGAATATGATGGAGAAGAACAAACactaaaaaaagaaaattttttttttaaagaatataaaagagATCAGAAATTTGTTCAAATAACAATAGATAATTTAGTACTTAGAGGAACATCTTTAGTAAATACGAAATGGATTTATGGTTTAGTAATTAATACAGGAAATCGTACAAAGTTAATGAAAAATGCTTCAACAAAATCAAGACAAAAATGGTCCAGATTAGAATTCGTATATGGAAATCATGTTAttgtattaattatatgtCAAGTGTTTATATCTTTAATAGTAGCTATAGCAGGTGTATTATGGATGAGAAGAAAAGGATATACTTTGTGGTATTTAAATTTAGATCAAACATCTGATAGTTTAAAAACCTTTTTTATAACTATTGGGTCTATGGTTTTGTTATTTGGTTCTTTTATACCAGtagatttattattaatatgggAAGTAGTTAGATTATTACAAggatatttaataaattggGATAATGATATGTATAGCGAAAAAACTGGTAGGCATGCTTTAAGCAAAGCTGGACAATTATTAGAAGAAATGGGAAAcgttacacatatatattctgACAAAACAGGAACCTTAACACAGAATGTTATGCAACTACAAAATATTGGGTTAGGAAATAAGGGAACGTATGGTTTTTATGATTTCAGCAATATAAAGGAAAACATAACAAAGAGCAGACATTGGGGTAGTCAAGATCCTATGGACCCTGTTTTGGAAGAATACGAAAATGAGGAAAATGTATATAGCAACGTGAACGACGATAATAAGAATGATCATGGTACTAATGAGAGTGatgataacaacaataataataataataatgatgatgatgatcatcatgataataatcataatatccATAAcgatcaaaataataacgCTCAATATGacaattatgataattattaccTTAATAATCATCAACAACAAAACAAAGTAAAAAATAGACCATGCATCGATGATGAAACCAATTTTTacagaaataataatatgaataaagaaAGGACAAGAAAAAGCTATACATTTTTGAATCCTTTAAATTGGTCAAATACAtcaataaatacaaaaatgaaaaagaaaaagagtctattttataataaaaatagctTAGCTAATTATGAAAGTTTGCTAAATAATACTTATACTGAAGATGATTTTATTAGAGGTGAAAAtgaatttgttttttttaatagaattttatttgttaataaaatatatagcaTTCGTCATGATGTTCAagatcaaatatattttttattattagttTTAAGCTTATGCCATAGTGCTATGATACGAAATGTAGATATAGATGAAAtggataataatgaagatgataataacaataatgaaaaattaaaaatatatgataaagaaaCTGATATTGTTTATACCTACATTACACAAACACAACCACAATATGATGCCAGTTCTCCAGACGAATTAGCATTAATAAGcacatcattatatttaggATGTGAGTTTGTAAATAGACCAAATTTAACTACCATAGAAATAGAATTAACATCTACATTTGCTCAAAGATTTATATTAGGTGAAAAAAAATTCGAAaaatttttagaaaaaaaagaattttatgaaaaagaatTTGATACATATTTCCCTGATATAAGTGCATGCttaggaaaagaaaaaaaaaaagataataataaaataaatgagaTGATTAACAACAAAGGTAATACAAAAGatgattatatgaataacTTTCATATGTCTATACcaataaaaaatatctttGGTTCTAATAAAATGcaatataaagaagaaattaaatatgaagagaaaattattaaaaaagttGTGCCCATTTTATCATTTGAAATATTAGATGTATTTGCATTTGATAATGTAAGAAAAAGGATGTCATTAAttgttaaaaatgaaaaaaaagaaatctttatgttagtaaaagGAGCTGACACAAGTGTATTAAAATTAGCATCAAAAAATCAAGAAAATATTGTAGATCACGTAGAGCATCAATTACATGCATTTGCAACATCAGGTTTAAGAACGTTAGTTTTaggatataaatatttgacAGAAAATGAATTTAGTGATATGTATCGAAATCATATAAACGCTAGAAAAAAGTCAGAAACAGATAAAGAAGAATATTTACAAGAATTTTATGAAGAAgctgaaaataatttaattattattggaTGTACAGGTATTGATGATAAGTTGCAAGATGATGTGCCACAAGTAATACAAGATTTAAGAGATGCAGGTATGACAATATGTGTATTAACAGGAGATAAATTAGAAACAGCTATTAATATTGGAcattctataaatatattaaataaacaaacatATAATGCTATATTTACTGAAACGGACCCTACTTTATTATTAGAACAGTTAAATATTCATGAGAAAAATACGAATGCAGCAAATCTTTTAAATGTAGATCATGGTACAAAATGGTGGAATAGTGTAAATTGGGAACATTTAAATTTAGATTTAAGATCAGAAactatattaaattttatgaaaTCTAATTTTCATGGTTCATTAAAAAAGAGTATTATATCATcaaatatgtttaatatgaaaaataataattcttttccAAGTTTAGCTAGACAAGATAAAGTATTCAATTCTTTTTTAGAATCTAGTGAATCATTctgtcataataataatgaaatggATAAAAcgaaaggaaaagaaaaagtacaTTATTCACAATTCTCTATAACTATTACCGGTGAAGCATTAGATGTTATAATGAaagataaaattttaaaaattaaattctaTACATTAGCTAGAAGTGCATCTACATTAATTGCTTGTCGTGTAACACCTAAACAAAAATCTTTACTAGTTAAGGAAAATTCTGCTTTTAATCCTCGTGGTACATCATTAGCTATAGGTGACGGTGCAAATGATGTTGGTATGATATTAATGGCTAATGTTGGTGTTGGTATTGCAGGAAAGGAAGGTTTACAAGCTGCTCGTTCTTCTGATTTTACTATAAgtgaatttaaatatttaaaaaaattattatttgtacatGGTAGAGAATCATTAAGAAGAAATTCTTTTTtagtatatttttgtatatttcgTAATGTTAGTTTTTGTTTATGTTCaatgatattaatattttggaCAGGTTATAGTGCTATTGATGCATGGAATCCATGGACAAAACAAATTATCAATATAGCTTTTACATCATTAcctgtaatattttttgttgcTTTAGATAAACAGTTACCACATAATATCCTTTTAAATAAtcctttattatatgaaacaTCCCCATCAACTTTATGGCCATTTTATTCCAATAGAAAAATGGAATTTTATACTAACAAAGTAAAAGGTTGTTATaaatcattttataaattttgtttttttcctATACGATATATACCTTATATACAAAGATAtacagaaaaaataaaatcgtGGATTGGGAAAAGATCCAAACCAGAAAAATATAGAACTTATGGTACACactatttatttgtttatttattatttgcaATTTGGTTAGCTACCGTTGAAACGGTTATAATGTTACATTTTTCAACAGGACAAGCATATTCATCTTCCTTAAAAGATAATCATCATGTAGATATAgattttaatacattttcACAAATACTTTATACGCATCATGTAATAGCAGTAAATATAGTAGTAGTGTTAATGACTAATACATGGTTTTTTATATCTCATGTAGTTTTATGGATAGAATTAATAGcaacatttttcttttggtTTATAATAAGTAATACTAAATTCTTTTTAGATATTATAGGAGCAGATGAATTACATGGTACATTTGAAAAAGCACATTCGTCAGGAAACTATTATGCTTcattaataatttctttatatatatctatattaccgttaataatattaatgacatatcaatttataaaaaaaccCACTATGGAACAAATAGTACTTGAACAATTAAAATTGGGAAAATTTGAAGGATTAAGAAAACAcgaaataaagaaattagCATATATTGATAACCAAAAAAGCTCAAATGAATTTACTCATAAAGGATTTGCTTTTGCAGTAGAAGCCAAGGAGGCCTTTTGGGGATTGGTACAGAAAGCTatctataaaattaaaatgccCTTAGTTAAAGATGAAACAGCAAATATAAAGCACAAAAgaaaatcataa
- a CDS encoding triosephosphate isomerase, putative yields the protein MLKTLVLLSFYSLYTVFQKSTNCLTIYSSFRKKGKECYVLISSTYILKNKSKKLSRDTCRILKKFERNNSSDKKFIKTYCIENKNDYMENILTHDEQKKKKKKKKILIANWKCYLSKEEAYKLIDSLTRIKYSNYVDVILSLNLLYIPYLLQKIKENNSKIYACSQDVSLVNGFGPFTGETTAKLIQDFGNEYTLIGHSERRQGFYKNGETIEEIVLKVYNAINSKLKVILCTGDDYKNCDNPSSSYKMMELLRLIKTKISKDEMKNIIIAFEPRFAIGTGQPVSYDILNKYYYELKRDIAKEIDKSTSEEMMIVYGGSISKSNMKHYVDNTHVDGFLIGKASLNEDFIDIIRYVDH from the exons atgttaaaaaCACTTGTgttattatctttttattcTCTATATACCGTATTCCAAAAATCAACCAACTGTCTAACTATATATTCTTCCTTCcgaaaaaaaggaaaggaatgttatgtattaatttcttctacttatatattaaaaaataaaagtaaaaaactTTCAAGAGATACATGCAGAATCCTGAAAAAATTCGAACGGAATAATTCGAgtgataaaaaatttataaaaacatattgcatagaaaataaaaatgattatatggaaaatatattaacccatgatgaacaaaaaaaaaaaaaaaaaaaaaaaaaaattttaatagcTAACTGGAAATGCTATTTATCAAAAGAGGAagcatataaattaattgatAGTTTGACAAGAATTAAATATTCTAATTATGTCGATGTAATATTATctcttaatttattatatataccataTCTTTTACAAaagataaaagaaaataattctaAGATATATGCGTGTTCTCAAGATGTAAGTTTAGTTAATGGTTTCGGACCATTTACAGGAGAAACAACTGCAAAATTAATTCAGGACTTTGGTAATGAATATACTTTAATAGGACATAGTGAAAGAAGACAaggtttttataaaaatggagAAACTATTGAAGAGATAGTTTTGAAGGTATATAATGCAATTAATTCTAAATTAAAAGTAATACTATGTACTGGtgatgattataaaaattgtgATAATCCTTCATCTTCATACAAAATGATGGAGCTCTTAcga CTTATCAAAACTAAAATTTCAAAAgatgaaatgaaaaatataatcataGCCTTTGAGCCAAGGTTTGCTATAGGTACAGGACAACCTGTAtcttatgatatattaaataaatattattatg aATTAAAAAGGGACATAGCAAAAGAAATCGACAAGTCAACAAGTGAAGAAATGATGATAGTTTACGGAGGATCTATATCCAAGTCTAATATGAAA CATTATGTAGATAATACTCATGTGGATGGCTTCTTAATTGGAAAGGCTTCATTAAATGAAGACTTTATCGATATTATAAGATATGTAGATCATTAG
- a CDS encoding cleavage and polyadenylation specificity factor, putative, translating into MNYYHQTKIIIQVLGAGQTVGRSCVIVELENRKVMFDCGCHLGYKDERKYPNFNLLIRGPDKINHCQKEEFIDDEIEENIEDDEIEENVNDQHINDDNINNINDDYKDKSDQKRNNRDIEKVEVKVEENVEEPNFYDNSNADVVNISIVNSSITDKEKLINNLKRINEIIDCVIISHFHMDHIGALPFFTEILKYRGIILMSYPTKALSPILLLDSCRVTDMKWEKKNFERQIKMLNEKSDELLNYNINCIKKDPWNINEDNIYNCIDKVIGLQINETFELGDMSITPYYAGHVLGACIYKIEVRNFSVIYTGDYNTIPDKHLGSANIPSLNPEIFISESTYATYVRPTKKASELELCNLVHECVHKGGKVLIPVFAIGRAQELSILLDDYWKKMKIHYPIYFGCGLTENANKYYKIYSSWINSSCMSNEKENLFDFANISPFLNNYLNEKRPMVLFATPGMLHTGLSLKAFKAWAGNPQNLIVLPGYCVQGTVGHKLIMGEKQISLDGTTYIKVLCKIIYLSFSAHADSNGIQQLIKHVSPKNVIFVHGEKNGMQKLAKYISNKHMINSMCPSLGQQCHFDFIKHNINYIYIHKNIHKHILQLKKKITKNKHINTTNIQKTDLYINENKKKKNKKIKKECTYVNKKIKVPFNAYMFYIPLTHKPYIFLFSKKNLLQYLKTKHIPIIIEHKEQKINSDQLFLYKNEKISNYHKKDKKKKAIDEHKLKVRNKLIQKKINIQTNCDNNKNNKNKCFNNYLNHSYVSSKDANMSNVIDHPYIDEHFVGENKNEHIITNINDLINKNNSNCYLTNQNVYSSPNLTIQSPKSDDDEISPISNNDNEESDMSQKKKQPLIKKNNIHSDDKYKNEHMNENQINNNNNNNIYEQDVLENDSSSNDEQKPFNFVLKKDKVNLPLLNLRFKEIITIAYQTFYNFVLTFFQEIVNTENKDKIDFLGKRVLIKNVKYNDSYFFYLSFHSLRAIHDGQNNLIMQWSYVDDYPNSIIQKFIKCLHKYNQME; encoded by the coding sequence ATGAATTATTACCACCAGACGAAGATTATTATACAAGTACTCGGCGCAGGGCAAACGGTGGGGAGGTCTTGTGTTATCGTCGAGCTAGAAAATAGAAAAGTCATGTTTGATTGTGGTTGCCATTTGGGCTATAAGGATGAAAGAAAATATCcgaattttaatttattgaTAAGGGGCCCAGATAAAATTAATCACTGTCAAAAAGAAGAGTTTATAGATGATGAAATTGAAGAGAATATAGAAGATGATGAAATTGAAGAGAATGTAAATGATcaacatataaatgatgataatataaataatataaatgatgattaTAAAGATAAGTCAGACcagaaaagaaataatagaGATATAGAAAAAGTAGAAGTAAAAGTAGAAGAAAATGTCGAAGAACCAAACTTTTATGATAATTCCAATGCGGATGTAGTAAATATAAGTATAGTAAATAGTAGCATAACCGATAAAgagaaattaataaataatttaaaaaggataaatgaaataatagaTTGTGTGATTATAAGTCATTTTCATATGGATCATATAGGTGCATTACCATTTTTTacagaaatattaaaatatcgAGGAATAATACTTATGAGTTATCCTACGAAAGCCTTAAGTCCCATCCTATTATTAGATAGTTGTCGTGTAACTGATATGAAAtgggagaaaaaaaattttgaaagacaaataaaaatgttaaatgaaaaatcagatgaattattaaattataatattaattgtataaaaaaagatcCATGGAATattaatgaagataatatatataattgtattgATAAAGTTATTGGAttacaaataaatgaaaCATTTGAATTAGGTGATATGTCCATAACACCATATTATGCAGGACATGTTTTAGGagcatgtatatataaaattgaaGTAAGAAATTTTAGTGTAATATATACAGGTGATTATAATACTATACCAGATAAACATTTAGGTAGTGCTAATATACCATCATTAAATCCTGAAATATTCATATCTGAATCAACTTATGCAACTTATGTAAGACCAACTAAAAAAGCTTCAGAATTAGAATTGTGTAATTTAGTTCACGAATGTGTACATAAAGGAGGAAAAGTTCTTATTCCTGTTTTTGCAATAGGAAGAGCACAAGAATTATCTATTTTATTAGATGATTAttggaaaaaaatgaaaatacatTATCCTATATATTTTGGTTGTGGACTTACAGAAAAtgcaaataaatattataagattTATTCTTCATGGATTAATAGTAGTTGTATGTccaatgaaaaagaaaatctcTTTGATTTTGCAAACATATCtccatttttaaataattatttaaatgaaaaaagaccTATGGTTTTATTTGCAACACCCGGAATGTTACATACCGGACTTTCTCTTAAAGCATTTAAAGCATGGGCAGGAAATCCACAAAATTTAATCGTTTTACCAGGTTATTGTGTACAAGGTACTGTTGGTCATAAATTAATTATGGGAGAAAAACAAATATCCTTAGATGGtactacatatattaaagtcttatgtaaaattatttatttatcattcTCTGCACACGCTGATTCTAATGGTATTCAACAACTTATTAAACATGTGTCTccaaaaaatgttatatttgtTCATGGTGAAAAAAACGGAATGCAAAAATTagcaaaatatatttcaaataaaCACATGATTAATTCTATGTGCCCATCTTTAGGACAACAATGTCATTTCgattttataaaacataatattaattatatatatatccataaaaatattcataaacatatattacaactaaaaaaaaaaatcaccAAAAATAAACACATAAACACTACAAACATACAAAAAACGGatctttatataaatgaaaataagaaaaaaaaaaataaaaaaataaaaaaagaatgtacatatgtaaataaaaaaattaaagttcCATTTAAtgcatatatgttttatataccCCTAACTCATAAACCTTATATTTTcctattttcaaaaaaaaatttattacaatatttaaaaacaaaacataTACCAATCATAATTGAAcataaagaacaaaaaattaattcagatcaattgtttttatataaaaatgaaaaaataagtaattatcataaaaaagataaaaaaaaaaaggctATCGATGAACACAAACTTAAAGTTCgtaataaattaattcaaaaaaaaattaatatacaaacaaattgtgataataataaaaataataaaaataaatgctttaataattatttgaatCATTCATATGTATCATCAAAAGATGCTAATATGTCAAATGTAATCGATCATCCATATATAGATGAACATTTTGTAGgagaaaacaaaaatgaacatataataactaatataaatgatctaataaataaaaataattcaaattGTTATCTCACAAATCAAAACGTGTATTCTTCACCTAACTTAACAATTCAGTCTCCAAAAAGTGACGATGATGAGATTAGCCCCATtagtaataatgataatgaagaaaGTGATAtgtcacaaaaaaaaaaacaacctttaataaaaaaaaataacattcaTAGTGATGACAAATACAAGAATGAACATATGAACgaaaatcaaataaataataataataataataatatctatGAACAAGATGTACTTGAAAATGATAGCTCATCCAATGATGAACAAAAACCTTTTAATTTTGTTCTGAAAAAAGATAAAGTTAATCTACCTTTACTTAATTTAAGatttaaagaaattattacCATTGCATATCaaactttttataattttgttctTACCTTTTTTCAAGAAATTGTTAATacagaaaataaagataaaatcGATTTTCTAGGTAAACGAGttcttattaaaaatgttaaatataacgattcgtattttttttatttatcctTCCATTCTTTAAGAGCTATCCATGATGGACAAAATAATTTGATCATGCAATGGTCCTATGTTGATGACTACCCAAATTCAATTAttcaaaaatttataaaatgtctacataaatataatcaaaTGGAATAA
- a CDS encoding E3 ubiquitin-protein ligase RBX1, putative codes for MADNITNDKRDIFKIHKWSAVAAWSWDISVDNCAICRNHIMDLCIECQAKTTDHENDKDKKIDKEGCTVAWGVCNHAFHLHCISRWIKARQVCPLDNTTWEFQKATD; via the coding sequence atggctgataatataacaaatgataaaagagatatatttaaaattcaTAAATGGTCAGCAGTAGCAGCCTGGTCATGGGATATAAGTGTAGATAATTGCGCAATATGTAGAAATCATATTATGGATTTATGTATAGAATGCCAAGCTAAAACAACAGATCATGAAAATGATaaggataaaaaaattgataaagAAGGTTGTACTGTTGCCTGGGGGGTATGTAATCATGCTTTTCATCTTCATTGCATATCAAGATGGATAAAGGCAAGACAAGTATGTCCTTTGGATAATACTACTTGGGAATTTCAAAAAGCCAcagattaa